A window of the Oncorhynchus masou masou isolate Uvic2021 chromosome 13, UVic_Omas_1.1, whole genome shotgun sequence genome harbors these coding sequences:
- the LOC135552416 gene encoding uncharacterized protein LOC135552416 → MHLLSMSTKWPTYDSRSSTPSFLLSESDVTEDEADIDVFTSESEGDSSGGGKTCSVPRLHWSMAGSGQAKCFPHTTAYPSTMASPGSAALSTKGSTEETMQGDLAFAQKCSELQRFIRPLLELLNGLKTGRFERGLSSFQSSVAIDRLQRILGILQKPEMGEKFLHTLLQVEMMLKMWFPHVTPVAATQNPTPSLPPRWHQNQLCMPVKKRKLSWLDSDFPNAAPPSCKRLQREDNYQEMTSQDSCPLSTDTYYPSCLTVSKRRKGNKRLDISPCSACSSQATQDSRVSSTLLVFHSHQLSLHGHQPQRYHSRPGTVKTETDTASVETQKRGQSIPILLRSMKQEPE, encoded by the exons ATGCATTTGTTGAGCATGTCCACCAAATGGCCGACCTATGATTCCCGCTCCTCCACACCCAGCTTCCTCCTCAGCGAGAGCGACGTGACTGAGGATGAGGCAGACATTGATGTCTTCACCTCCGAAAGTGAGGGAGATAGCTCAGGGGGTGGCAAGACCTGCTCAGTACCTAGGTTACACTGGTCCATGGCTGGGAGTGGACAAGCAAAATGCTTTCCTCACACCACCGCCTACCCATCCACGATGGCTTCCCCTGGCAGTGCTGCGTTAagcacaaagggaagcacagaggAGACCATGCAAGGAGACCTGGCCTTCGCTCAGAAA TGTTCAGAGCTGCAAAGGTTTATCAGACCCCTGTTGGAGCTTCTGAATGGACTCAAGACAGGGAGATTTGAGAGAGGTCTTAGCAGTTTCCAGTCGAGCGTTGCCATCGATAGACTCCAGAGGATCCTGGGTATTCTTCAGAAACCTGAAATGGG AGAGAAATTCCTCCACACCCTTCTTCAGGTAGAGATGATGCTGAAGATGTGGTTCCCCCATGTGACCCCTGTCGCTGCCACCCAGAACCCCACACCTAGTCTTCCGCCACGATGGCACCAAAATCAGCTGTGCATGCCAGTCAAG AAGCGCAAGCTTAGCTGGTTGGACTCTGACTTCCCAAATGCCGCCCCACCCAGCTGCAAGCGCCTGCAGCGCGAGGACAACTACCAGGAAATGACCTCACAAGACTCTTGCCCATTGAGCACAGACACCTATTACCCATCATGTCTGACTGTCAGCAAGAGAAGAAAGGGAAATAAGAGGCTTGACATTTCACCTTGCTCAGCATGTAGTAGCCAAGCCACACAAGACAGCCGTGTCTCCTCCACCCTCCTGGTCTTTCACTCACATCAGCTCTCCCTCCATGGACATCAGCCACAGAGGTACCACAGCAGGCCTGGAACagtgaagacagagacagatactgCATCAGTGGAAACCCAAAAGAGGGGTCAGTCTATCCCCATATTACTGAGGTCTATGAAACAAGAGCCGGAGTAG